One window from the genome of Mauremys mutica isolate MM-2020 ecotype Southern chromosome 4, ASM2049712v1, whole genome shotgun sequence encodes:
- the LOC123368865 gene encoding glycine N-acyltransferase-like protein 3 isoform X1: MLILSCPSKLRLLEGMLRRGLPDMLPVYGAVMHVNRGNPAGQEVLVDSWPEFKMVLTRPRREVARDPSDYFTNLYTAFYRDEGACRALLGNSRAIDWGQAFQILGLQDGVHESIRNIARARGLEMETHPHRLLLHPDPPAMPQYRPEKGLRLAPVSPAHAMLLNDTWTFGGNSWSLRYLSCLIRHFPNACLLDPEGTPISWCLTDPLAALTHGYTLPEHRGQCHFGSVVGTLAAQLHARSFPVYTRVLPHNEPSLHALQRLGFRILPGVFYLLVVRPGFAQSQPASALDSAQDPAPSSGERQHAQQHVAQGEGSGGEEDTA, encoded by the exons ATGCTGATCCTGAGCTGTCCCTCCAAGCTGCGGCTGCTGGAGGGGATGCTACGGCGGGGCCTGCCTGACATGCTGCCG GTCTACGGCGCTGTGATGCATGTGAACCGCGGGAACCCGGCTGGCCAGGAGGTGCTGGTGGATTCATGGCCAGAGTTCAAAATGGTCCTCACCCGGCCACGCAGAGAA GTGGCGCGGGACCCAAGTGATTATTTCACCAACTTGTACACGGCCTTTTACCGGGACGAGGGCGCCTGCCGGGCCCTGCTGGGGAACAGCCGCGCCATCGACTGGGGCCAGGCCTTCCAGATACTGG GGCTGCAGGACGGGGTACATGAGAGCATCAGGAACATCGCCAGGGCCAGGGGGCTTGAGATGGAGACGCATCCGCACCGGCTACTACTCCACCCAGACCCGCCTGCCATGCCCCAGTACCG GCCTGAGAAGGGGCTCaggctggcccccgtgtcccccgCCCATGCCATGCTGCTCAACGACACCTGGACGTTTGGGGGGAACAGCTGGAGCCTGCGCTACCTGAGCTGCCTGATCCGCCACTTCCCCAACGCCTGCCTGCTGGACCCTGAGGGGACCCCCATCTCCTGGTGCCTCACCGACCCGCTGGCTGCCCTGACACACGGTTACACCCTCCCGGAGCATCGTGGCCAGTGCCACTTCGGATCCGTGGTGGGGACGCTGGCAGCACAGTTGCATGCCCGCAGCTTCCCTGTTTACACCCGGGTGCTGCCCCACAACGAGCCTTCACTGCACGCCCTGCAACGCCTCGGCTTCCGCATCCTGCCTGGGGTGTTCTACCTGCTGGTGGTGAGGCCCGGGTTCGCCCAGTCCcagccagccagtgccctggACTCGGCCCAGGACcctgcgcccagctctggggaacgGCAACACGCCCAACAGCACGTagcacagggggaggggagcggaggagAAGAGGACACGGCCTAG
- the LOC123368865 gene encoding glycine N-acyltransferase-like protein 3 isoform X2 produces MLPSVTANPGWGVGAPEERPGLRRCDACEPREPGWPGGAGGFMARVQNGPHPATQRMSPLQVARDPSDYFTNLYTAFYRDEGACRALLGNSRAIDWGQAFQILGLQDGVHESIRNIARARGLEMETHPHRLLLHPDPPAMPQYRPEKGLRLAPVSPAHAMLLNDTWTFGGNSWSLRYLSCLIRHFPNACLLDPEGTPISWCLTDPLAALTHGYTLPEHRGQCHFGSVVGTLAAQLHARSFPVYTRVLPHNEPSLHALQRLGFRILPGVFYLLVVRPGFAQSQPASALDSAQDPAPSSGERQHAQQHVAQGEGSGGEEDTA; encoded by the exons ATGCTGCCGAGTGTCACTGCAAAcccaggctggggtgtgggagcccCCGAAGAGCGGCCAG GTCTACGGCGCTGTGATGCATGTGAACCGCGGGAACCCGGCTGGCCAGGAGGTGCTGGTGGATTCATGGCCAGAGTTCAAAATGGTCCTCACCCGGCCACGCAGAGAA TGTCCCCCCTGCAGGTGGCGCGGGACCCAAGTGATTATTTCACCAACTTGTACACGGCCTTTTACCGGGACGAGGGCGCCTGCCGGGCCCTGCTGGGGAACAGCCGCGCCATCGACTGGGGCCAGGCCTTCCAGATACTGG GGCTGCAGGACGGGGTACATGAGAGCATCAGGAACATCGCCAGGGCCAGGGGGCTTGAGATGGAGACGCATCCGCACCGGCTACTACTCCACCCAGACCCGCCTGCCATGCCCCAGTACCG GCCTGAGAAGGGGCTCaggctggcccccgtgtcccccgCCCATGCCATGCTGCTCAACGACACCTGGACGTTTGGGGGGAACAGCTGGAGCCTGCGCTACCTGAGCTGCCTGATCCGCCACTTCCCCAACGCCTGCCTGCTGGACCCTGAGGGGACCCCCATCTCCTGGTGCCTCACCGACCCGCTGGCTGCCCTGACACACGGTTACACCCTCCCGGAGCATCGTGGCCAGTGCCACTTCGGATCCGTGGTGGGGACGCTGGCAGCACAGTTGCATGCCCGCAGCTTCCCTGTTTACACCCGGGTGCTGCCCCACAACGAGCCTTCACTGCACGCCCTGCAACGCCTCGGCTTCCGCATCCTGCCTGGGGTGTTCTACCTGCTGGTGGTGAGGCCCGGGTTCGCCCAGTCCcagccagccagtgccctggACTCGGCCCAGGACcctgcgcccagctctggggaacgGCAACACGCCCAACAGCACGTagcacagggggaggggagcggaggagAAGAGGACACGGCCTAG